The following are encoded together in the Streptomyces tsukubensis genome:
- a CDS encoding phosphatidylinositol mannoside acyltransferase: protein MSDVKDRVSDGLYGLGWSTVKKLPEPVAVRLGRVIADQTWKRRGKGVLRLEANLARVVPGASPQRLAELSKAGMRSYLRYWMESFRLPAWSKRRISRGFEPTGLDHLDAARASGKGVILALPHMANYDLAGAWLTTELGVPFTTVAERLKPETLYDRFVAYRESLGMEVLPHTGGAAFGTLARRLRAGGIVCLVADRDLSASGVEVTFFGERARMPAGPSMLAQQTGAALLPVTLWYDHSPALQGQVHAPVPVPESGNRAEKTSAMTQTLADAYASGIADHPEDWHMLQRLWLADLEPDAAGGAHRQDGASSYSNGEPVPAEDASNAGRRP from the coding sequence ATGAGCGACGTCAAGGACCGCGTGAGCGACGGGCTCTACGGTCTCGGCTGGAGCACCGTCAAGAAACTGCCCGAGCCGGTGGCAGTCCGGCTCGGCCGCGTCATCGCGGACCAGACGTGGAAGCGGCGCGGCAAGGGCGTACTGCGCCTTGAGGCCAACCTCGCGCGGGTCGTGCCCGGCGCCTCGCCGCAGCGGCTGGCCGAACTGTCCAAGGCGGGCATGCGGTCCTACCTCCGGTACTGGATGGAGTCCTTCCGGCTCCCCGCCTGGTCGAAGCGCCGTATCTCCAGGGGCTTCGAACCGACCGGCCTCGACCACCTCGACGCGGCCCGCGCGAGCGGCAAGGGCGTCATTCTCGCCCTCCCGCACATGGCCAACTACGACCTCGCGGGAGCCTGGCTCACCACCGAGCTGGGGGTGCCCTTCACCACCGTCGCCGAGCGCCTCAAGCCGGAGACGCTGTACGACCGGTTCGTCGCCTACCGCGAGAGCCTCGGCATGGAGGTGCTGCCGCACACCGGCGGCGCCGCCTTCGGGACGCTGGCCAGGCGGCTGCGTGCCGGAGGCATCGTCTGCCTGGTCGCCGACCGCGACCTCTCCGCCTCCGGCGTCGAGGTCACCTTCTTCGGCGAACGGGCCAGGATGCCCGCGGGCCCCTCGATGCTGGCCCAGCAGACCGGGGCCGCACTCCTGCCCGTGACGCTCTGGTACGACCACTCGCCGGCCCTCCAGGGGCAGGTGCACGCCCCCGTTCCCGTACCGGAATCAGGTAATCGGGCGGAGAAGACGTCTGCCATGACCCAGACGCTGGCGGACGCCTACGCCTCGGGTATCGCCGACCACCCGGAGGACTGGCACATGCTGCAACGACTGTGGCTCGCCGACCTGGAACCCGACGCGGCCGGCGGCGCGCACCGCCAGGACGGGGCCTCCTCGTACTCGAACGGGGAACCCGTCCCCGCGGAGGACGCGTCGAACGCGGGGCGGCGCCCGTGA
- the pgsA gene encoding phosphatidylinositol phosphate synthase → MLNKYARAFFTRVLTPFAAFLLRRGVSPDTVTLIGTAGVVAGALVFYPRGEFFWGTIVITVFVFSDLVDGNMARQAGVSSRWGAFLDSTLDRVADGAIFGGFALWYAGTGDNDMLCAVAIFCLASGQVVSYTKARGEAIGLPVAVNGLVERAERLVISLVAAGLAGFHAFGVPGIQILLPIALWAVAAGSLVTMVQRVVTVRRESAEADAAAAAAGPGSEATS, encoded by the coding sequence ATGCTGAACAAGTACGCGCGTGCATTCTTCACGCGTGTCCTCACGCCGTTCGCCGCGTTTCTGCTCCGGCGGGGCGTCAGCCCCGACACGGTCACGCTCATCGGCACAGCCGGTGTCGTGGCGGGCGCGCTGGTCTTCTACCCCCGCGGGGAGTTCTTCTGGGGCACGATCGTCATCACGGTCTTCGTCTTCTCCGACCTGGTCGACGGCAACATGGCACGCCAGGCGGGCGTTTCGAGCCGCTGGGGCGCCTTCCTCGACTCGACGCTCGACCGGGTGGCCGACGGGGCCATCTTCGGCGGCTTCGCGCTCTGGTACGCGGGCACGGGCGACAACGACATGCTGTGCGCCGTCGCCATCTTCTGCCTGGCCAGCGGCCAGGTGGTGTCGTACACGAAGGCACGCGGCGAGGCCATCGGCCTGCCCGTGGCCGTCAACGGCCTGGTCGAACGTGCCGAGCGGCTGGTGATCTCGCTGGTCGCGGCGGGCCTCGCCGGGTTCCACGCCTTCGGCGTGCCAGGGATCCAGATCCTCCTGCCGATCGCCCTCTGGGCAGTCGCCGCGGGCAGCCTGGTGACCATGGTCCAGCGCGTCGTGACCGTCCGCAGGGAGTCGGCGGAGGCGGACGCGGCGGCCGCCGCCGCGGGGCCGGGCAGCGAGGCGACCTCGTGA
- a CDS encoding elongation factor G-like protein EF-G2 — MGDKTNGHSGAAGRATGAPAPSFLRNVVLVGNSGSGKTTLAEALAMASGAVQRAGRVEDGTTVSDYDSIEHRRQRSVQLSLLPLDWGGYKINLLDAPGYADFVGELRAGLRAADAALFVVSATAGVDGATRMVWDECAAVSMPRAIVITHLEAAGSSFEQTTEECAEAFGPAGADTVLPLYLPFRSDPAPGAPAAERDPRTTALAGLLSRQVHDYASGEHRQEEPAPERLLVIEAARARLIEGIIAGSEDESLMDRYLAGEDIDFKTLVTDLERAVARGNFHPVLAAAPAPEGSRQGLGTVQLLELITGAFPTPAQRPAPEVTTVRGAPVPAPLCDPQAPLVAEVVKTTSDLYVGRVSLVRVFSGTLRPEASVRVTGHGLLVGQAGGDSTAPGPDKGEGHVLDERVGALSTPFGKQQNPLTRCGAGDLACVAKLGGAETGDTLSARDHPVRITPWNLPEPLLPLAVEAHSKTDEDKLSGALARVVAEDPVLRLEQNQDTHQLVLWCLGEAHADVVLERLSTRFGVRVDVVEYRVPLRETFAARASGRGRHVKQSGGHGQYAICEIAVEPLPGGSGIEFVDKVVGGAVPRQFIPSVEKGVRTQAGRGLASGHPLTDIRVVLLDGRSHSVDSSDAAFQTAGALALREAAAGAAIHLLEPVCEIRVVVPDAYVGAVMTDLSARRGRVVGTEQAPGGRTLVRAEAPEIEIQRYAVDLRSLSHGTARFGRSYTRHAPVPAQVSNRLRAGHDSSQGP; from the coding sequence ATGGGCGACAAGACCAACGGACATTCCGGGGCCGCCGGCAGGGCGACGGGGGCTCCGGCCCCCTCTTTCCTGCGCAATGTGGTCCTGGTCGGCAACAGCGGCTCCGGCAAGACCACCCTCGCGGAGGCCCTGGCCATGGCCTCGGGCGCGGTCCAGCGCGCGGGCCGCGTGGAGGACGGCACCACGGTCTCCGACTACGACTCCATCGAGCACCGCAGGCAGCGTTCCGTGCAGCTCTCGCTGCTCCCCCTCGACTGGGGCGGCTACAAGATCAATCTGTTGGACGCGCCCGGCTACGCGGACTTCGTCGGGGAGTTACGGGCCGGACTGCGCGCGGCGGACGCGGCGCTCTTCGTCGTCTCCGCGACCGCGGGTGTGGACGGGGCGACCCGGATGGTGTGGGACGAATGCGCCGCCGTCTCCATGCCGAGGGCCATCGTGATCACCCATCTGGAAGCCGCGGGATCGAGCTTCGAGCAGACGACCGAGGAGTGCGCGGAGGCGTTCGGTCCGGCAGGCGCCGACACGGTCCTCCCGCTCTATCTGCCGTTCCGGTCGGATCCCGCCCCGGGGGCGCCCGCCGCCGAGCGCGATCCGCGGACGACGGCGCTCGCGGGGCTGCTCTCCCGCCAGGTCCACGACTACGCGTCGGGCGAACACCGCCAGGAGGAGCCCGCGCCCGAGCGGCTCCTCGTGATCGAGGCCGCCCGCGCGCGGCTGATCGAGGGCATCATCGCCGGCAGCGAGGACGAGTCCTTGATGGACCGCTATCTCGCGGGCGAGGACATCGACTTCAAGACCCTCGTCACGGATCTGGAGCGGGCCGTGGCGCGCGGCAACTTCCATCCGGTCCTCGCCGCGGCCCCGGCCCCTGAGGGCTCAAGGCAGGGCCTCGGTACGGTCCAGCTCCTCGAACTGATCACCGGTGCCTTCCCCACCCCGGCTCAGCGTCCCGCCCCCGAGGTCACCACGGTCAGGGGCGCGCCGGTGCCCGCTCCGCTGTGCGATCCGCAGGCCCCGCTGGTCGCGGAGGTCGTGAAGACCACCTCCGACCTCTACGTGGGGCGCGTCTCGCTGGTCAGGGTCTTCTCCGGCACCCTGCGCCCCGAGGCGTCGGTGCGGGTCACGGGACACGGCCTGCTGGTCGGTCAGGCGGGCGGGGACAGTACGGCCCCCGGGCCGGACAAGGGCGAGGGGCACGTTCTCGACGAACGGGTCGGCGCCCTCTCGACCCCCTTCGGCAAACAGCAGAACCCGCTCACCCGGTGCGGCGCGGGCGATCTGGCCTGTGTGGCAAAACTCGGCGGCGCGGAGACGGGTGACACCCTCTCAGCCAGGGACCACCCGGTCAGGATCACGCCCTGGAACCTTCCGGAGCCGTTACTTCCGCTCGCGGTGGAGGCGCACAGCAAGACGGACGAGGACAAGCTCTCCGGGGCGCTGGCCCGGGTCGTCGCGGAGGATCCGGTCCTGCGGCTCGAACAGAACCAGGACACCCACCAGCTCGTCCTGTGGTGTCTCGGTGAGGCGCACGCCGATGTCGTACTGGAGCGGCTGAGTACACGTTTCGGGGTCCGTGTCGACGTGGTCGAGTACCGGGTACCGCTCCGGGAGACCTTCGCCGCGCGGGCGTCGGGGCGGGGCAGGCACGTCAAGCAGTCCGGCGGGCACGGGCAGTACGCGATCTGCGAGATCGCGGTGGAGCCGCTGCCTGGCGGCTCGGGCATCGAGTTCGTGGACAAGGTCGTGGGGGGCGCGGTGCCCAGGCAGTTCATCCCTTCGGTGGAGAAGGGGGTACGCACCCAGGCGGGCCGGGGTCTGGCCTCCGGCCATCCGCTGACCGACATCAGGGTCGTCCTGCTCGACGGCAGGTCGCACTCGGTGGACTCCTCGGACGCCGCGTTCCAGACGGCGGGGGCGCTGGCCCTGCGGGAGGCGGCGGCAGGCGCGGCCATCCATCTCCTCGAACCGGTCTGTGAGATACGGGTCGTGGTCCCCGACGCGTACGTCGGCGCCGTCATGACGGATCTCTCCGCGCGCAGGGGCAGGGTCGTGGGCACGGAACAGGCGCCGGGCGGCCGGACCTTGGTGCGCGCGGAGGCCCCGGAGATCGAGATTCAGCGCTACGCGGTGGATCTGCGTTCGCTCTCCCACGGCACCGCGCGTTTCGGCCGTTCCTACACGAGACACGCTCCTGTGCCCGCACAGGTGTCGAACCGGCTGCGGGCTGGGCATGACTCTTCCCAGGGACCGTGA